Proteins found in one Flavobacterium channae genomic segment:
- a CDS encoding SusC/RagA family TonB-linked outer membrane protein gives MKSKINLLLTLLTLLLSQQFFAQAKSVSGTIIDEGGVPLAGVTVLEKGTTNGTQSDFDGNYQINVKDGATLVFSYVGMIPQEVVVTSSKINITMKDDVKELESVVVTALGIKRKPDEITTASQVVKSDELNQAKATNAAVGLIGKVSGLQINTINNGVNPSTRIQLRGFRSITGNNEALVVINGVISTSGALAELNPEIIESINVIKGSNGAALYGSQGSNGVIIVTTKKGTKELNKFNITLNSTVTFEEVSMLPKLQNRFGQGYQGAQDFTENTSWGPELDGSLQPTGLQQTLLPYSFIKDNYKPFFNTGTTKLNSVAISSGNENGYINFSIGNQETEGIIPTDSFKKNNFYFNGGMSNDKWSLSANVRYTTSHQNTAGGVEGSVYNSLTQVPVNVPVEAFSNPDNATHWTYWELSPYWRLKNERVDSKGQTIEGVGEIGYKINKNIDATYRASFRTTSFNGYSFFNGYEAEVVYWDSPFDYVSSYSVNNSNSRRIYSDFLLNFNYMLNDDISFKANVGNNITNIESNATSISGTRLVVPGVYNISNITGNATPTDYKSQQRGYAFFANVDLGYKDFLFLNLTGRNDWTSVLSKENNSFFYPSAGVSFVPTKAFENFGGDVLTHAKISASIVKVGNAVVGPYQINDRFLSGSNIGFPYSTINSFVQDLELTKSDLRNEYNISNEINLNLEFFKRRITFDASYYTSKNKDQILGITPSTASGTNSATINVGETTSTGLELDLGLTPVKTDNITWDLRLGYSAPKTTVDKVTESSTQAAVGDYLGTAGIAAIAGEQFPMIVGTGYQRDENGNVVIDAATGDPLKANNVKLGKTTPDYILGLSTSLRYKNFKLSGVFDYRTGHVFYAGVKDALIQNGTDISTAQGGRLPFVFPNSVIETSPGVYTENTNVTTSGGQDYYTGIYREIDENFVLDATAFKCREIALTYTFSQDFLKRVGINGLSVGLNARNVFMILPKENRNYTDPEFSFTTGNNVGLSTGNQAPPTRTYGFNINLTF, from the coding sequence ATGAAATCAAAAATTAACTTATTACTAACCCTTTTGACGTTATTGTTGAGTCAACAATTTTTTGCTCAGGCAAAATCTGTTTCTGGTACAATTATAGACGAAGGAGGAGTACCTCTTGCGGGAGTAACCGTCCTTGAAAAAGGAACAACAAATGGAACGCAGTCAGATTTTGACGGGAATTATCAAATCAATGTAAAAGATGGAGCTACTTTAGTTTTCTCTTATGTTGGAATGATTCCTCAAGAAGTTGTGGTTACATCTTCAAAAATCAACATCACTATGAAAGATGATGTTAAAGAACTTGAATCTGTTGTTGTAACAGCTTTAGGTATCAAAAGAAAGCCAGACGAAATTACAACAGCATCACAAGTTGTAAAATCAGATGAACTTAATCAGGCCAAAGCAACAAACGCTGCAGTTGGTTTAATTGGTAAAGTTTCTGGTTTACAAATCAACACAATTAACAATGGTGTTAACCCAAGCACAAGAATTCAATTACGTGGTTTCCGTTCTATTACTGGAAACAATGAAGCTCTAGTTGTTATTAACGGAGTTATATCAACCTCAGGAGCTTTAGCTGAATTAAATCCTGAAATAATTGAATCTATAAACGTAATAAAAGGTTCTAATGGTGCTGCATTATACGGATCTCAAGGATCAAATGGTGTTATCATTGTTACTACAAAAAAAGGAACTAAAGAATTAAATAAATTCAACATTACTTTAAATTCAACGGTTACTTTTGAAGAAGTTTCGATGTTACCTAAATTACAAAACAGATTTGGACAAGGATATCAAGGTGCTCAAGATTTCACAGAAAACACAAGTTGGGGACCAGAATTAGACGGCTCATTACAACCTACTGGACTTCAACAAACTTTATTACCATATTCTTTTATTAAAGATAATTACAAACCATTCTTCAATACAGGAACAACTAAATTAAATTCTGTTGCTATTTCTTCAGGAAATGAAAATGGATATATAAACTTCTCAATTGGAAATCAAGAAACTGAAGGAATTATTCCTACTGATTCGTTCAAGAAAAATAATTTCTATTTTAATGGAGGAATGTCGAATGACAAATGGAGTTTAAGTGCTAACGTTCGTTATACAACTAGCCACCAAAATACTGCCGGAGGTGTTGAAGGATCTGTTTACAATTCTTTAACTCAAGTACCTGTTAATGTACCAGTAGAAGCATTCTCAAACCCTGACAATGCAACTCACTGGACTTATTGGGAATTAAGTCCATATTGGAGACTTAAAAATGAAAGAGTTGATTCTAAAGGGCAAACTATTGAAGGAGTTGGAGAAATTGGATACAAAATCAATAAAAACATCGACGCAACTTATAGAGCAAGTTTTAGAACAACTTCTTTTAACGGCTATAGTTTCTTTAATGGCTATGAAGCTGAAGTAGTTTATTGGGATTCTCCTTTTGACTACGTATCTTCTTATAGTGTAAACAATAGTAATTCAAGAAGAATTTATTCAGATTTCTTGTTAAATTTCAACTACATGCTTAACGATGATATTTCGTTTAAAGCAAATGTTGGTAATAACATTACGAATATAGAATCAAACGCGACTTCAATTAGCGGAACTAGATTAGTTGTTCCAGGAGTTTATAACATTTCAAACATTACAGGAAACGCAACCCCTACAGATTACAAATCTCAACAAAGAGGTTATGCATTCTTTGCTAATGTTGATTTAGGGTATAAAGATTTCTTATTTTTAAATTTAACTGGAAGAAATGATTGGACATCAGTATTAAGTAAAGAAAACAACTCATTTTTCTACCCAAGTGCTGGAGTTTCTTTTGTTCCAACTAAAGCTTTTGAAAATTTCGGTGGCGATGTGCTAACGCATGCTAAAATTTCTGCAAGTATTGTAAAAGTAGGAAACGCAGTTGTTGGCCCTTACCAAATTAACGATCGTTTTTTAAGTGGTAGTAATATAGGTTTCCCATATAGCACAATTAATTCATTTGTTCAAGATCTAGAACTTACAAAAAGCGATTTAAGAAACGAATACAATATTTCTAATGAAATAAATCTAAATCTTGAATTTTTCAAACGAAGAATTACTTTTGACGCAAGTTATTATACTTCAAAAAACAAAGACCAAATCCTTGGAATTACTCCATCAACCGCTTCTGGTACTAACTCTGCAACAATTAACGTTGGAGAAACCACTTCTACTGGTCTTGAATTGGATTTAGGTTTAACACCTGTTAAAACTGACAATATCACATGGGATTTACGCTTAGGATATAGTGCACCAAAAACAACTGTTGACAAAGTAACTGAAAGTTCTACACAAGCAGCTGTAGGAGATTATCTTGGAACAGCAGGTATTGCTGCAATTGCAGGAGAGCAATTCCCTATGATTGTAGGTACAGGATACCAAAGAGACGAAAATGGTAATGTTGTTATTGATGCTGCTACTGGAGACCCATTAAAAGCAAACAATGTTAAATTAGGAAAAACAACTCCAGATTACATTTTAGGCTTATCGACTTCTTTACGTTACAAAAACTTCAAACTTTCTGGAGTATTTGACTATAGAACAGGACACGTATTTTATGCAGGTGTAAAAGATGCTTTAATTCAAAACGGAACTGATATTTCTACAGCTCAAGGAGGAAGATTACCTTTTGTTTTCCCTAATTCTGTTATCGAAACTTCTCCTGGTGTTTATACAGAAAATACAAACGTGACAACTTCAGGCGGTCAAGATTATTATACAGGAATTTACAGAGAAATTGATGAAAACTTTGTTTTAGACGCAACGGCTTTTAAATGTAGAGAAATCGCATTAACATATACTTTCTCTCAAGATTTCTTAAAAAGAGTAGGCATCAATGGATTATCAGTTGGTTTAAATGCTAGAAATGTATTCATGATTTTACCAAAAGAAAACAGAAATTATACTGACCCAGAGTTTTCATTCACAACTGGAAACAATGTTGGATTAAGCACTGGAAACCAAGCTCCTCCAACAAGAACTTACGGATTTAACATTAACCTAACTTTTTAA
- the rpsL gene encoding 30S ribosomal protein S12 — translation MPTIQQLVRTGRTQITKKSKSAALDSCPQRRGVCTRVYTTTPKKPNSAMRKVARVRLTNGNEVNAYIPGEGHNLQEHSIVLVRGGRVKDLPGVRYHIVRGALDTAGVAGRTQRRSKYGAKRPKPGQAPAAAGKKK, via the coding sequence ATGCCAACAATTCAACAATTAGTAAGAACAGGGAGAACCCAAATAACTAAGAAGAGTAAATCGGCTGCTTTAGATTCTTGTCCTCAAAGAAGAGGTGTGTGTACTCGTGTTTACACAACAACTCCTAAAAAACCAAACTCAGCAATGAGAAAGGTAGCTAGGGTTCGTTTAACAAACGGTAACGAGGTGAATGCATACATTCCTGGAGAAGGTCACAATCTACAAGAGCACTCGATAGTATTAGTTAGAGGTGGAAGAGTAAAAGATTTACCAGGAGTACGTTACCACATCGTACGTGGAGCATTAGACACTGCGGGTGTTGCAGGTAGAACACAACGTAGATCTAAGTATGGAGCTAAACGTCCAAAACCAGGACAAGCACCTGCTGCAGCTGGAAAGAAAAAGTAA
- the rpsG gene encoding 30S ribosomal protein S7, whose protein sequence is MRKRQAKKRPLLPDPKFNDQLVTRFVNNLMWDGKKSTAFKVFYDALDIVETKKQDAEKTALEIWKDALTNVMPHVEVRSRRVGGATFQIPMQIRPDRKISYSMKWMILYARKRNEKSMAAKLASEILAAAKEEGAAVKKRMDTHKMADANKAFSHFRF, encoded by the coding sequence ATGAGAAAAAGACAGGCCAAAAAAAGACCTCTTTTACCAGATCCAAAATTTAACGATCAGTTAGTTACACGTTTTGTGAACAACTTAATGTGGGATGGTAAAAAATCAACTGCTTTTAAAGTATTCTATGATGCATTAGATATCGTTGAAACTAAAAAGCAAGATGCAGAGAAAACTGCTTTAGAAATTTGGAAAGATGCATTAACAAATGTTATGCCTCACGTTGAAGTACGTTCTCGCCGTGTAGGTGGAGCTACTTTTCAAATTCCAATGCAAATTCGTCCAGATAGAAAAATTTCTTATTCTATGAAATGGATGATTCTTTATGCAAGAAAAAGAAATGAAAAATCAATGGCGGCTAAATTAGCTTCTGAAATTTTAGCTGCGGCTAAAGAAGAAGGTGCTGCTGTTAAGAAAAGAATGGATACTCACAAAATGGCAGATGCTAATAAAGCATTCTCTCACTTTAGATTTTAA
- the fusA gene encoding elongation factor G, whose protein sequence is MARDLKYTRNIGIAAHIDAGKTTTTERILFYTGKSHKIGEVHDGAATMDWMAQEQERGITITSAATTCEWNFPTNQGKILPESKSYHFNIIDTPGHVDFTVEVNRSLRVLDGLVFLFSAVDGVEPQSETNWRLADQYRVPRMGFVNKMDRQGSNFLGVCQQVKDMLKSNAVAITLPIGEEADFRGVVDLVKNQAIVWHDETQGATFDIIDIPADMVDEVKEYRSILIEEIATYDENLLEKYMEDENSITEEEINNALRAATIDMAIIPMIAGSSFKNKGVQFMLDAVCKYLPSPLDKEGIEGIHPDDADLLEEDQKKILRRPDTKEPFAALAFKIATDPYVGRLAFFRAYSGRLDAGSYILNTRSGNKERISRIYQMHANKQNPIEYIEAGDIGAAVGFKDIKTGDTMCDEKHPIILESMKFPDPVIGIAIEPKTKADVDKMGMALAKLAEEDPTFTVRTDEASGQTIISGMGELHLDILIDRMKREFKVEVNQGEPQVEYKEAFTKSAQHREVYKKQSGGRGKFGDIVFRLEPADDVDGKPAMGLQFVNEVKGGNVPKEYIPAVEKGFREAMKQGPLAGYAVDSLKVTLLDGSFHPVDSDALSFELAAKMGYKEVAKAAGAVVLEPIMKIEVITPEENMGDIVGDLNRRRGQVNDMGDRNGAKTIKANVPLSEMFGYVTTLRTLSSGRATSTMEFSHYEETPSNISEAVIKKAKGNA, encoded by the coding sequence ATGGCTAGAGATTTAAAATATACAAGAAACATTGGAATTGCTGCTCACATTGATGCTGGTAAAACAACAACAACTGAGCGTATCTTATTCTATACAGGAAAATCACACAAAATTGGTGAAGTACACGATGGTGCTGCAACAATGGACTGGATGGCACAAGAGCAAGAAAGAGGTATTACTATTACTTCTGCAGCAACAACTTGTGAATGGAATTTCCCAACAAACCAAGGTAAAATTTTACCAGAATCTAAATCGTATCACTTTAATATTATCGATACTCCTGGTCACGTTGACTTTACAGTAGAGGTAAACCGTTCGTTACGTGTATTAGATGGTTTAGTATTCTTATTTAGTGCGGTTGATGGTGTTGAGCCACAATCTGAAACTAACTGGAGATTAGCAGATCAATATAGAGTTCCTCGTATGGGATTCGTAAATAAAATGGACCGTCAAGGTTCTAACTTCTTAGGAGTTTGTCAGCAAGTTAAAGATATGTTGAAATCTAACGCAGTAGCGATTACTTTACCAATTGGTGAAGAAGCAGATTTCAGAGGAGTAGTTGACTTAGTTAAAAATCAAGCTATCGTATGGCATGATGAGACTCAAGGTGCTACTTTCGATATTATCGATATTCCTGCTGATATGGTTGACGAAGTAAAAGAGTATCGTTCAATTTTAATTGAAGAGATTGCTACTTACGACGAAAACTTATTAGAGAAGTATATGGAAGATGAAAACTCAATTACTGAGGAAGAAATCAACAATGCTTTAAGAGCTGCTACAATTGACATGGCAATTATTCCTATGATTGCTGGTTCTTCTTTCAAAAACAAAGGAGTTCAGTTCATGTTAGATGCTGTATGTAAGTATTTACCATCTCCATTAGATAAAGAAGGTATCGAAGGAATTCACCCTGATGATGCTGATTTATTAGAAGAAGATCAAAAGAAAATCTTACGTCGTCCTGATACAAAAGAGCCGTTTGCTGCTTTAGCATTTAAAATTGCTACTGACCCTTATGTTGGTCGTTTAGCTTTCTTCCGTGCTTATTCAGGTCGTTTAGATGCTGGTTCTTATATCTTGAACACTCGTTCTGGAAACAAAGAGCGTATTTCTCGTATCTACCAAATGCACGCTAACAAACAAAATCCAATCGAATATATTGAGGCTGGAGATATTGGAGCTGCTGTAGGATTTAAAGATATCAAGACTGGAGATACAATGTGTGATGAAAAACACCCAATTATTCTTGAGTCTATGAAATTCCCTGATCCGGTAATTGGTATCGCGATCGAGCCTAAAACAAAAGCTGACGTAGATAAAATGGGTATGGCTTTAGCTAAATTGGCTGAAGAGGATCCAACGTTTACAGTTAGAACTGATGAGGCTTCTGGTCAAACTATCATTTCTGGTATGGGTGAGCTTCACTTAGATATCTTAATTGATCGTATGAAACGTGAGTTCAAAGTTGAAGTTAACCAAGGGGAGCCTCAAGTAGAGTACAAAGAAGCTTTCACTAAGTCAGCTCAACATAGAGAAGTTTATAAAAAGCAATCTGGAGGTCGTGGTAAATTCGGTGATATCGTATTCCGTCTTGAGCCTGCTGACGACGTTGATGGTAAACCAGCAATGGGATTACAATTCGTTAACGAAGTTAAAGGTGGTAACGTACCAAAAGAATATATTCCTGCTGTAGAAAAAGGATTCAGAGAAGCTATGAAGCAAGGTCCTTTAGCTGGTTACGCAGTAGACAGTTTAAAAGTTACTTTATTAGACGGTTCATTCCACCCTGTAGATTCTGATGCATTATCATTCGAATTAGCAGCTAAAATGGGTTATAAAGAAGTAGCTAAAGCTGCAGGAGCTGTTGTTCTTGAGCCTATCATGAAAATCGAAGTTATTACTCCAGAAGAAAACATGGGTGATATCGTAGGTGACTTGAACCGTCGTAGAGGTCAAGTTAATGATATGGGAGATAGAAATGGTGCTAAAACTATCAAAGCTAATGTTCCTTTATCAGAAATGTTCGGTTATGTTACTACATTAAGAACATTATCTTCTGGTAGAGCTACATCTACAATGGAGTTTTCTCACTATGAAGAAACACCTTCTAACATTTCAGAAGCTGTAATCAAAAAAGCAAAAGGTAACGCTTAA
- the rpsJ gene encoding 30S ribosomal protein S10 — translation MSQKIRIKLKSYDHNLVDKSAEKIVKTVKSTGAVVTGPIPLPTHKKIFTVLRSPHVNKKSREQFELSSYKRLLDIYSSSSKTIDALMKLELPSGVEVEIKV, via the coding sequence ATGAGTCAAAAAATCAGAATAAAATTAAAATCTTACGATCATAATTTAGTAGACAAGTCTGCTGAGAAGATTGTAAAAACTGTAAAAAGTACAGGTGCAGTTGTAACTGGTCCAATTCCATTACCAACTCACAAAAAGATTTTTACTGTATTACGTTCTCCACACGTAAATAAAAAATCAAGAGAGCAATTCGAATTAAGTTCTTATAAGAGATTGTTAGATATCTACAGTTCTTCTTCTAAAACTATCGACGCTTTAATGAAATTAGAATTACCTAGTGGTGTTGAAGTAGAGATCAAAGTGTGA
- the rplC gene encoding 50S ribosomal protein L3 — protein MSGLIGRKIGMTSIFDENGKNIPCTVIECGPCVVTQVRTNDVDGYEAIQLGFDDKTEKHSIKAELGHFKKAGTVAKKKVVEFKGFETEYKLGDVIAVDLFAEGEFVDVVGVSKGKGFQGVVKRHGFGGVGQATHGQHNRLRAPGSVGASSYPSRVFKGMRMAGRMGGDNVTVQNLRVLKVVAEKNLLVVKGAIPGHKNSYVIVQK, from the coding sequence ATGTCTGGGTTAATCGGAAGAAAAATTGGCATGACTAGCATCTTTGATGAGAACGGGAAAAATATTCCTTGTACTGTAATCGAGTGTGGTCCGTGTGTTGTTACCCAAGTCAGAACCAATGATGTAGATGGCTATGAAGCTATCCAATTAGGTTTCGATGACAAAACTGAAAAACACTCTATTAAAGCTGAGTTAGGTCACTTTAAGAAAGCGGGAACAGTTGCGAAAAAGAAAGTTGTTGAATTCAAAGGTTTTGAAACGGAGTACAAATTAGGCGATGTAATCGCTGTTGACTTATTCGCTGAAGGTGAGTTTGTTGATGTAGTTGGAGTTTCTAAAGGAAAAGGATTCCAAGGGGTTGTAAAACGTCATGGTTTTGGTGGTGTAGGTCAAGCTACTCACGGACAACATAACCGTTTAAGAGCGCCTGGTTCTGTTGGAGCTTCATCTTATCCGTCAAGAGTATTCAAAGGAATGCGTATGGCTGGTAGAATGGGAGGAGATAATGTAACAGTACAAAACCTTAGAGTTTTAAAAGTAGTTGCTGAAAAGAACTTACTTGTAGTTAAAGGAGCAATTCCTGGACACAAAAACTCTTATGTAATCGTTCAGAAGTAA
- the rplD gene encoding 50S ribosomal protein L4 — protein sequence MEVKVLDINGKETGRKVQLSDSVFAIEPNKHAVYLDVKQYLANQRQGTHKAKERAEVAGSTRKIKKQKGTGTARAGSAKSPVFKGGGTIFGPRPRSYSFKLNKNLKRLARKSALSLKVNESNLVVVEDFTFDTPSTKNFINVLKSLGLENKKSLFVLGDTNKNVYLSSRNLKASSVVTTLELSTYAILNAKSLVLLEGAVDGIEANLSK from the coding sequence ATGGAAGTAAAAGTTTTAGATATCAACGGAAAAGAAACTGGTAGAAAAGTTCAACTTTCTGATTCAGTTTTCGCAATTGAGCCAAACAAACATGCTGTTTACTTAGATGTAAAACAATATTTGGCTAATCAAAGACAAGGTACTCACAAAGCTAAAGAAAGAGCTGAGGTTGCAGGAAGTACTCGTAAAATCAAAAAACAAAAAGGAACTGGTACTGCTCGTGCAGGATCTGCAAAGAGTCCAGTTTTCAAAGGTGGAGGAACTATTTTTGGACCTAGACCAAGAAGCTACTCGTTCAAATTGAACAAAAACTTAAAAAGATTAGCTCGTAAATCAGCTTTATCTTTAAAAGTAAATGAGTCAAATTTAGTAGTAGTTGAAGATTTTACATTTGACACACCAAGCACTAAAAATTTCATTAACGTATTGAAATCTTTAGGGTTAGAGAATAAAAAATCTTTATTTGTGTTGGGTGATACAAATAAAAATGTATATTTGTCGTCACGCAATTTAAAAGCGTCTAGCGTTGTAACTACTTTGGAATTAAGTACTTATGCGATTTTAAATGCAAAAAGTTTAGTTCTTTTAGAGGGTGCTGTAGACGGAATTGAAGCTAATTTAAGTAAATAA
- the rplW gene encoding 50S ribosomal protein L23, with the protein MSIIIKPIITEKITKDGEVFNRFGFIVDKNANKIQIKNAVEAAFGVNVVAVNTMNYRADRSVKYTKSGLISGKTNAYKKAVVQVQEGETIDFYTNI; encoded by the coding sequence ATGAGTATCATAATTAAGCCTATTATAACTGAGAAAATAACTAAAGATGGTGAAGTTTTCAACCGTTTTGGTTTTATTGTAGATAAAAATGCTAACAAAATTCAAATCAAAAATGCTGTTGAAGCAGCTTTTGGGGTGAATGTAGTTGCTGTTAATACAATGAACTACAGAGCGGATAGAAGCGTTAAATACACTAAAAGTGGTTTAATCAGTGGTAAAACAAATGCATATAAAAAAGCAGTTGTTCAAGTTCAAGAGGGAGAAACAATAGATTTTTATACTAATATCTAA
- the rplB gene encoding 50S ribosomal protein L2, with protein sequence MSVRKLKPITPGQRFRVVNSFDTITTDKPERSLIAPKKNSGGRNSQGKMTMRYTGGGHKQKYRIIDFKRTKAGIPATVKTIEYDPNRSAFISLLVYADGAKTYVIAQNGMQVGQTVVSGVDAAPEIGNAMPLSKIPLGTVISCIELRPGQGAVIARSAGTFAQLMARDGKYATIKMPSGETRLILLTCMATIGAVSNSDHQLIVSGKAGRSRWLGRRPRTRPVAMNPVDHPMGGGEGRSSGGHPRSRKGLPAKGYRTRSKVNPSNKYIVERRKK encoded by the coding sequence ATGTCAGTTAGAAAATTAAAACCTATTACCCCGGGTCAGCGTTTTAGAGTTGTAAATAGCTTTGACACTATTACAACTGATAAGCCGGAGCGTTCATTAATCGCGCCGAAAAAAAACTCAGGAGGTAGAAATAGTCAAGGAAAGATGACCATGCGTTACACAGGCGGTGGTCACAAACAAAAGTATCGTATTATTGATTTTAAAAGAACTAAAGCTGGAATTCCTGCTACAGTTAAAACAATAGAGTACGATCCAAATCGTTCAGCTTTTATTTCATTATTAGTGTATGCTGATGGAGCTAAAACTTACGTTATTGCTCAAAATGGAATGCAAGTTGGACAAACTGTAGTTTCAGGTGTTGATGCAGCTCCAGAAATTGGAAATGCAATGCCTTTAAGTAAAATTCCTCTAGGAACTGTTATTTCGTGTATCGAATTAAGACCAGGTCAAGGAGCTGTAATCGCTCGTTCAGCAGGAACTTTCGCTCAGTTAATGGCAAGAGACGGAAAATATGCAACAATTAAAATGCCTTCAGGTGAAACAAGATTAATCTTGTTAACATGTATGGCTACTATTGGAGCTGTTTCTAACTCAGACCACCAATTAATCGTATCAGGTAAAGCTGGTAGATCAAGATGGTTAGGTAGAAGACCAAGAACAAGACCAGTTGCAATGAACCCAGTTGATCACCCTATGGGAGGTGGTGAAGGACGTTCTTCAGGAGGTCATCCACGTTCAAGAAAAGGTTTACCTGCTAAAGGTTATAGAACTCGTTCTAAAGTTAACCCGAGTAATAAGTATATTGTAGAACGTAGAAAGAAATAA
- the rpsS gene encoding 30S ribosomal protein S19, translating into MARSLKKGPFVHFKLEKKVQENIAGGNKGVVKTWSRASMITPDFVGQTIAVHNGRQFVPVYVTENMVGHKLGEFSPTRSFRGHAGAKNKGKK; encoded by the coding sequence ATGGCACGTTCATTAAAAAAAGGACCATTCGTTCACTTTAAATTAGAGAAGAAAGTTCAAGAAAATATTGCTGGTGGTAATAAAGGTGTTGTTAAGACTTGGTCTAGAGCATCAATGATTACTCCGGATTTCGTTGGGCAGACTATCGCAGTTCACAATGGTCGTCAATTTGTTCCAGTTTATGTAACTGAGAACATGGTAGGACACAAATTAGGAGAGTTTTCACCAACAAGATCTTTTAGAGGTCATGCTGGGGCTAAAAATAAAGGTAAAAAATAA
- the rplV gene encoding 50S ribosomal protein L22 produces MGVRKRERAEQTKEAKTQVAFAKLNNCPTSPRKMRLVADLVRGQKVELALNILRFSQKEASRKLEKLLLSAINNYQQKNADANLEEAGLFVKTITVDGGMMLKRLRPAPQGRAHRIRKRSNHVTIVLGSNNNTQSN; encoded by the coding sequence ATGGGAGTTCGTAAAAGAGAAAGAGCAGAGCAGACTAAAGAGGCAAAAACACAAGTTGCTTTTGCTAAATTAAATAACTGCCCTACTTCACCAAGAAAAATGCGCTTAGTTGCGGATTTAGTTAGAGGTCAGAAAGTAGAATTAGCTCTTAATATATTAAGATTTAGTCAAAAAGAAGCTTCAAGAAAATTAGAGAAATTGTTGTTATCAGCAATTAATAACTATCAGCAAAAAAATGCTGATGCTAATTTAGAAGAAGCTGGCTTATTTGTAAAAACGATTACTGTAGATGGTGGAATGATGTTAAAAAGACTTCGTCCAGCTCCACAAGGTCGTGCACACAGAATTAGAAAGCGTTCTAACCACGTAACTATCGTGTTAGGATCAAATAATAACACACAAAGCAATTAA
- the rpsC gene encoding 30S ribosomal protein S3 has product MGQKTNPIGNRLGIIRGWDSNWYGGNDYGDKIAEDAKIRKYIHARLSKASVSKIIIERTLKLVTVTITTARPGIIIGKGGQEVDKLKEELKKITDKEVQINIFEIKRPELDAYLVATSIARQIESRISYRRAIKMAIAAAMRMNAEGIKVQISGRLNGAEMARSENFKEGRIPLSTFRADIDYSLGEAHTTYGRMGIKVWIMKGEVYGKRDLSPLVGMDKQKSKPSGSSAPKRDGKPNARKRK; this is encoded by the coding sequence ATGGGACAAAAGACAAATCCAATCGGAAATAGACTTGGTATCATCAGAGGATGGGACTCAAACTGGTATGGAGGAAATGATTACGGTGATAAAATCGCTGAAGATGCTAAAATCCGTAAATACATCCATGCACGTTTATCAAAAGCTAGTGTATCAAAAATAATTATCGAGAGAACTTTAAAACTTGTAACCGTTACTATCACTACTGCTAGACCTGGTATTATTATCGGAAAAGGTGGTCAAGAGGTAGACAAGTTAAAAGAAGAACTTAAGAAAATTACTGACAAAGAAGTTCAAATCAACATCTTTGAAATTAAAAGACCTGAACTAGATGCTTATTTAGTAGCTACAAGTATCGCTCGTCAAATTGAAAGTCGTATTTCATATAGAAGAGCAATTAAAATGGCTATTGCTGCTGCTATGCGTATGAACGCAGAAGGTATCAAAGTACAAATTTCTGGTCGTTTGAATGGAGCTGAAATGGCACGTTCTGAAAACTTCAAAGAAGGTAGAATTCCATTGTCAACTTTCAGAGCTGATATTGATTATTCATTAGGTGAAGCGCATACTACTTATGGTAGAATGGGTATCAAAGTATGGATAATGAAAGGTGAGGTTTATGGAAAAAGAGATCTTTCTCCGTTAGTAGGAATGGACAAACAAAAGTCTAAACCTTCAGGATCTTCTGCTCCTAAGAGAGATGGTAAACCAAACGCACGCAAAAGAAAGTAA